One window of Mediterraneibacter gnavus ATCC 29149 genomic DNA carries:
- a CDS encoding DUF6070 family protein: MKRKVIALLVICVMVLSGCGKTTPEEKSEETVQDIQQKEIADDFEELMEGTRELYEKAAENKLLDSLEFQKQVIDYLGQKGYAAVDMKDQVDMVHSEQVETYCEKAKRGESADVVIYSVIEQGGVVRYELHTDGDDMDAIVSTVRWTDNKPCMIYYHKFKVHSWKYTEKGYFFIEEYHLPGFDGPPGEKGFRVKPLDQKLRELNQKYVLPIGYRLNNMLITNWKEEDYSNLNFYDLYELKYPSIYGKEIPYAMKEGVEYQIPKEEFESVLQTLFPITSEQIQKNAVYNPDTQRYRYRPRGLHDCEFPYEPYSEVISYEELGDGKLKLVVEAVWKIEMLDQAFRSELVVEPLEGGKIHYVSNTILSPEEDEPRWYVPRLTDEQWREAYEKGYHLPIKKEEREKAEKDSIAALKLVQDIYAEADKGDASNVVLTDSVMEQMKKILGRGGVPVISSEEYSVMENYQVMENFLHSSEQGVEGNVILYDILQDGSIERRKYLYDGKEMYLLAVRAVWNEEGDPVIAYRSYTRMKEWRYTEKGWFAYELCVPEPPEVSEIVDGSCMIRVKPLDAECIELSKKCVLPLGYQGNNLLCSNWDREHLEGLDYNGLYEYLYQMKYQKRFVMEEGKNGIPAEEFEQLMSEYLPVTAEQLRNIATFDAEKQEYVWAKLGCGNYAPTHFGTSLPEVIKVEEHQDGALTLTVEAVCDMVISNDAVITHELTVKFREDGSFQYLGNKVLEDGIHQIPQYQYRIAR, encoded by the coding sequence ATGAAGCGAAAAGTGATTGCACTACTGGTTATATGTGTGATGGTTCTATCTGGGTGTGGTAAGACAACTCCGGAAGAAAAGAGCGAGGAAACTGTTCAAGATATTCAGCAGAAGGAGATTGCTGATGATTTTGAAGAGTTGATGGAAGGAACGAGAGAATTATATGAAAAGGCAGCAGAAAACAAGCTGCTGGACAGTCTGGAGTTTCAAAAGCAAGTAATTGATTATCTGGGACAAAAGGGATATGCCGCAGTAGATATGAAAGATCAAGTTGATATGGTTCATTCAGAGCAGGTGGAAACATATTGTGAGAAGGCAAAAAGGGGAGAATCGGCAGATGTGGTGATATATTCTGTCATAGAACAGGGTGGTGTAGTTCGTTATGAACTGCATACAGATGGTGATGATATGGATGCCATTGTCAGCACAGTTCGCTGGACGGATAACAAACCCTGTATGATTTATTATCACAAATTTAAGGTACATTCCTGGAAATATACAGAAAAAGGATATTTTTTCATCGAAGAATATCATCTTCCGGGATTTGACGGACCGCCGGGAGAGAAAGGATTTCGTGTAAAACCGTTGGATCAGAAACTTAGAGAATTAAATCAAAAATATGTACTTCCAATTGGATATAGGTTGAATAATATGCTGATCACAAACTGGAAGGAAGAGGATTATTCAAACCTGAATTTTTATGATCTATATGAATTAAAGTATCCGAGTATCTATGGAAAAGAGATTCCGTATGCGATGAAAGAGGGGGTGGAATATCAGATACCGAAAGAAGAGTTTGAAAGTGTATTACAAACACTTTTTCCAATCACGAGTGAGCAGATTCAGAAAAATGCAGTTTATAATCCCGATACGCAGAGATATCGTTATCGTCCGAGGGGACTCCATGATTGTGAGTTTCCTTATGAACCGTATTCGGAAGTGATTTCTTATGAAGAACTGGGTGATGGAAAATTAAAACTTGTGGTAGAAGCTGTTTGGAAAATTGAAATGCTGGATCAGGCATTTCGAAGCGAATTAGTTGTGGAACCACTTGAAGGTGGAAAAATTCATTATGTGTCAAATACAATTTTGTCACCAGAAGAAGATGAGCCGAGGTGGTATGTACCAAGATTGACAGATGAACAGTGGAGAGAGGCTTATGAAAAGGGATATCATCTTCCGATTAAAAAGGAAGAGCGTGAGAAGGCAGAAAAAGACAGTATTGCTGCCTTGAAGTTGGTTCAAGATATTTACGCTGAAGCGGATAAGGGAGATGCATCGAATGTAGTTCTTACAGATTCTGTTATGGAGCAGATGAAAAAGATACTCGGCAGAGGGGGAGTTCCGGTAATTAGTTCTGAGGAATACTCTGTTATGGAAAATTATCAGGTGATGGAAAACTTCTTACACAGTTCGGAGCAGGGAGTTGAAGGAAATGTAATTTTATATGATATTTTACAAGACGGAAGTATTGAGAGAAGAAAATATCTTTATGACGGGAAAGAGATGTATCTGTTAGCAGTCAGAGCAGTTTGGAATGAGGAAGGAGATCCGGTGATTGCATATCGCTCTTACACAAGAATGAAAGAATGGAGATACACAGAAAAGGGATGGTTTGCTTATGAATTGTGTGTACCGGAACCGCCGGAAGTATCAGAAATTGTGGATGGAAGTTGTATGATCAGGGTAAAACCGTTAGATGCAGAATGTATTGAATTGTCAAAAAAATGTGTGTTGCCATTGGGATATCAAGGAAATAATTTACTATGTTCTAATTGGGATCGTGAACATTTAGAGGGGCTGGATTACAATGGGCTATATGAATACCTCTACCAGATGAAATATCAAAAAAGATTTGTTATGGAAGAAGGAAAAAATGGAATCCCCGCAGAGGAATTTGAACAACTGATGTCAGAATATCTTCCTGTTACTGCAGAACAGTTGCGGAATATAGCTACATTTGATGCAGAAAAACAAGAGTATGTATGGGCAAAGCTTGGATGTGGCAATTACGCACCGACTCATTTTGGAACTTCTTTACCAGAAGTAATAAAAGTAGAGGAACATCAAGATGGGGCGCTTACTTTGACAGTGGAGGCGGTTTGTGATATGGTCATTTCCAATGACGCAGTGATTACACATGAACTTACTGTGAAATTTCGAGAGGATGGAAGTTTTCAATATTTGGGAAATAAGGTTTTAGAAGATGGAATCCATCAGATTCCACAATATCAGTATCGAATTGCGAGGTGA
- a CDS encoding BlaI/MecI/CopY family transcriptional regulator produces the protein MSKLPQISEAEFEVMKVIWKYAPISTNEVTEKLTQTTDWSPKTIQTMLKRLVTKKALTYEKQSRVFVYTPLVPETEYIRQESNSFLNKYYNGNIVSMLTSYLEDDKLSKTELDTLRHLLSDTHE, from the coding sequence ATGAGTAAACTGCCACAAATTTCTGAAGCTGAATTTGAAGTGATGAAGGTCATTTGGAAGTATGCTCCCATCAGTACAAATGAAGTGACTGAAAAACTGACTCAGACAACCGACTGGAGTCCAAAGACAATACAAACAATGTTGAAGCGGCTTGTAACAAAAAAAGCGCTTACTTATGAAAAACAAAGCAGAGTCTTTGTATATACCCCTTTAGTTCCGGAAACTGAATATATCCGTCAGGAAAGCAATTCTTTTTTAAACAAATATTACAATGGAAACATCGTTTCTATGCTTACCTCTTACTTAGAAGATGATAAATTATCCAAAACAGAACTTGATACCTTGCGTCATCTTCTCTCTGATACTCACGAATAG
- the ftsY gene encoding signal recognition particle-docking protein FtsY, giving the protein MEEKKGFFRRLVSGLTKTRDNIVSGMDSIFHGFSKIDEDFYEELEETLIMGDLGVHTTTEIIEDLRRKVKEQHIKEPAACRQLLIDSIKEQLDVGETAYEFEERQSVVFVIGVNGVGKTTTIGKLAGKFREQHKRVILAAADTFRAAAGEQLKEWANRAEVEMIGGQEGADPASVVFDAVAAARARKADILLCDTAGRLHNKKNLMEELKKINRVIDREYQEAYRETLVVLDATTGQNALAQAREFNEVADITGVILTKMDGTAKGGIAVAIQSELGIPVKYIGVGESIDDLQKFDADEFVNALFYSDSKTEETEE; this is encoded by the coding sequence ATGGAAGAGAAGAAAGGGTTTTTTAGAAGACTTGTCTCAGGTCTGACAAAGACAAGAGATAATATCGTATCCGGAATGGACAGTATTTTTCACGGATTTTCCAAAATTGATGAGGACTTTTATGAGGAGCTGGAAGAGACTCTGATCATGGGAGATCTTGGAGTACATACTACGACGGAGATTATAGAGGATCTGCGCCGGAAAGTGAAAGAGCAGCATATCAAAGAACCTGCTGCCTGCAGACAGCTTCTGATTGACAGCATCAAAGAGCAGTTGGATGTGGGAGAGACTGCTTACGAATTTGAGGAGAGACAGTCCGTTGTATTTGTGATCGGAGTCAACGGAGTGGGAAAGACGACCACCATTGGAAAACTGGCAGGGAAATTCAGAGAGCAGCATAAAAGAGTCATTCTGGCAGCTGCAGATACATTTCGTGCAGCTGCTGGAGAGCAGTTAAAAGAATGGGCCAACCGTGCAGAAGTAGAGATGATCGGCGGCCAGGAAGGTGCAGATCCGGCTTCTGTTGTATTTGATGCAGTGGCAGCGGCGCGCGCAAGAAAAGCGGATATTTTATTGTGCGATACAGCAGGACGCCTTCACAATAAAAAGAACTTGATGGAAGAACTGAAAAAGATCAACCGCGTGATTGACCGGGAATATCAGGAAGCGTACAGAGAGACGCTGGTTGTTTTGGATGCGACCACCGGACAGAATGCACTGGCTCAGGCAAGAGAGTTCAATGAGGTTGCAGATATCACAGGGGTGATCCTGACGAAGATGGATGGAACAGCCAAAGGCGGAATCGCAGTGGCAATCCAGTCAGAACTTGGAATTCCGGTCAAATATATCGGGGTTGGAGAATCTATTGATGATCTGCAGAAGTTTGATGCAGATGAATTTGTCAATGCGTTGTTTTACAGTGATTCCAAGACGGAAGAAACAGAAGAATAA
- a CDS encoding TfoX/Sxy family protein, whose product MASSKEYLQFILGQLSELEEINYRAMMGEFILYYRGKIVGGIYDDRLLIKPVSSAISYMPTISYELPYEGAKEMLLVDEVDSKQFLTGLFKAMYEELPAPKPRKRK is encoded by the coding sequence ATGGCATCAAGTAAAGAATATTTGCAATTTATTTTAGGGCAGTTGTCTGAGTTGGAAGAAATCAATTACAGGGCAATGATGGGAGAGTTTATTCTCTATTATAGAGGGAAGATCGTTGGTGGTATCTACGACGACAGACTGCTGATCAAACCTGTAAGCTCAGCGATTTCCTATATGCCGACAATTTCTTATGAATTGCCTTATGAAGGAGCAAAAGAAATGCTGTTAGTAGATGAGGTTGATAGTAAACAATTTTTGACAGGTCTATTTAAGGCCATGTATGAGGAATTGCCTGCGCCAAAGCCGAGAAAGAGGAAATAA
- the ilvA gene encoding threonine ammonia-lyase translates to MLTLEKFEEASEVVKQVTTPTKLVYSEYLSAQTGARIYLKPENMQHTGAYKLRGAYYKISTLSEEDRSKGLITASAGNHAQGVAYAAKRYGCRATIVMPIGTPLIKVNRTKSYGAEVILYGDVYDDACAYAYKLAEEHGYTFVHPFDDLDVATGQGSIAMEIIQELPTVDYILVPIGGGGLITGVATLAKMLNPKIQVIGVEPREAASMTAALKAGEVVELPSANTIADGTAVKAVGKQNLPYVQKYVDQILLVDDDELVGAFLDMVENHKMIVENSGLLSVAALKQLDLKGKKAVCVLSGGNMDVITMSSIVQHGLIQRDRIFSVAVLLPDKPGELVRVASIIANEKGNVIKLEHNQFVSTNRNAAVELRITMEAFGTEHKQKILNALKEAGYEPKKVGAKLY, encoded by the coding sequence ATGTTGACTTTGGAGAAATTTGAAGAAGCAAGTGAAGTAGTAAAACAGGTGACGACTCCGACAAAGCTGGTGTACAGCGAATATCTGAGCGCCCAAACAGGTGCCAGGATTTATCTGAAACCGGAAAATATGCAGCATACAGGAGCGTATAAGCTGCGCGGAGCCTACTACAAGATCAGCACATTGTCAGAAGAAGACAGAAGTAAAGGACTGATCACGGCATCTGCGGGAAATCATGCGCAGGGCGTTGCGTATGCGGCAAAACGTTATGGCTGCAGGGCAACGATCGTAATGCCGATCGGAACTCCTCTGATTAAGGTAAACCGTACCAAAAGCTATGGCGCGGAAGTGATCCTCTATGGAGACGTCTACGATGATGCCTGTGCGTATGCATACAAGCTTGCGGAAGAACATGGTTATACGTTTGTCCATCCTTTTGATGATCTGGATGTGGCGACCGGGCAGGGATCGATTGCAATGGAGATCATTCAGGAGCTCCCGACGGTGGACTATATTCTGGTTCCGATCGGCGGTGGCGGACTGATCACAGGAGTGGCGACACTTGCCAAGATGCTCAATCCAAAGATTCAGGTGATCGGTGTGGAGCCGAGAGAAGCGGCGAGCATGACTGCGGCGTTAAAGGCCGGAGAAGTGGTGGAACTTCCAAGTGCCAACACGATTGCGGACGGTACTGCGGTAAAAGCGGTCGGAAAACAGAATCTGCCATATGTGCAGAAATATGTAGATCAGATTCTTCTGGTGGATGATGATGAATTAGTCGGAGCATTTCTGGATATGGTGGAGAACCATAAGATGATCGTAGAAAATTCAGGACTCCTTTCTGTGGCAGCATTAAAACAGCTGGATTTGAAAGGCAAAAAAGCGGTCTGCGTGTTAAGCGGCGGAAATATGGATGTGATCACCATGTCTTCTATCGTACAGCATGGATTGATCCAGAGAGACCGTATTTTCTCGGTTGCAGTGCTTCTTCCGGACAAGCCGGGCGAACTGGTAAGAGTGGCATCGATCATTGCAAACGAAAAAGGAAATGTCATCAAACTGGAACATAATCAGTTTGTCAGCACCAACCGGAATGCGGCTGTGGAGCTGCGTATCACGATGGAGGCATTCGGAACCGAGCATAAGCAGAAGATCTTGAATGCGTTAAAAGAAGCGGGGTATGAGCCGAAGAAAGTCGGAGCGAAGCTGTACTAA
- a CDS encoding GNAT family N-acetyltransferase has product MKKLIVDDKIVLIPMTSQLYHIERKNYIADPMMCETPYIYTPEIAQKDFERKANNCNRVWFAILLDDIVIGDVYLKNIDLQKGSGTLSIVLIQDCYKEKGYDTAVERTVLEYGFKELGLSAIYADVVLRNTRSQHVLEKIGFEYLHEDS; this is encoded by the coding sequence ATGAAAAAATTAATCGTTGACGATAAAATTGTATTAATACCTATGACGTCTCAGTTGTATCATATAGAAAGAAAAAATTATATAGCAGATCCTATGATGTGCGAAACACCTTACATTTATACGCCAGAGATCGCTCAAAAAGATTTTGAAAGAAAAGCAAATAATTGCAACAGAGTATGGTTTGCTATATTATTAGATGATATTGTAATTGGTGATGTATACCTTAAAAACATAGACTTACAAAAAGGTAGTGGCACCCTTTCCATTGTGCTTATTCAAGATTGCTATAAAGAAAAAGGCTATGACACAGCGGTGGAAAGAACTGTCTTAGAGTACGGATTTAAAGAATTAGGATTATCGGCCATTTATGCTGATGTGGTTTTAAGAAATACTCGTAGCCAACATGTTCTTGAAAAAATAGGATTCGAATATTTACATGAAGATAGTTAG
- a CDS encoding MazG nucleotide pyrophosphohydrolase domain-containing protein: protein MSNFSINEMQSMQKELQDKYKEKWERICPETGKNKFLWMIGEIGEVIDIIKKNGDKSAVADSSVREHLIEEMADVLMYYNDVMLCYGITEDELKQAYIEKFQKNMKRW from the coding sequence ATGAGTAATTTTTCAATAAATGAAATGCAGTCAATGCAGAAGGAATTACAAGATAAATATAAAGAGAAGTGGGAAAGAATCTGTCCGGAGACCGGCAAAAATAAGTTTTTATGGATGATAGGTGAAATAGGAGAAGTCATTGATATTATAAAGAAAAATGGGGATAAAAGCGCAGTTGCGGACAGTTCTGTCAGAGAACATCTTATAGAAGAAATGGCGGATGTCCTGATGTATTATAATGATGTGATGTTATGCTATGGGATCACCGAAGACGAACTCAAACAAGCTTATATCGAAAAGTTTCAAAAAAACATGAAACGCTGGTAA
- a CDS encoding 2'-5' RNA ligase family protein: MYLVSIYFDEKTTSRMQGYITQVAKRSGNPFMIEKNVPPHLTISAFETRSEDQVISLFEETRDMFQSGEIIWCSVGAFFPNVLYLSPVLNTYLQELSEKVYKELLKTADVKVHKCYRPMQWVPHATIGKKLSKEEMLAAFQVLQEQFGVFSSRVVRIGFAKTNPYEELWNFEL, translated from the coding sequence ATGTATTTAGTATCGATTTATTTTGATGAAAAAACGACCAGTCGAATGCAGGGATACATCACTCAGGTTGCAAAAAGAAGCGGAAATCCATTTATGATCGAGAAAAATGTACCTCCGCATTTGACGATTTCTGCATTTGAAACGCGAAGCGAAGATCAGGTAATCTCACTGTTTGAAGAAACGAGAGATATGTTTCAAAGCGGGGAGATTATCTGGTGTTCAGTGGGAGCGTTTTTCCCGAATGTGCTGTATCTTTCACCGGTTTTAAATACTTACCTGCAAGAACTGTCAGAGAAGGTTTATAAGGAGTTATTGAAAACAGCGGATGTCAAGGTACACAAATGTTATCGTCCGATGCAATGGGTTCCCCACGCAACGATTGGAAAGAAACTTTCTAAAGAAGAGATGCTTGCAGCGTTTCAGGTATTGCAGGAGCAGTTTGGAGTGTTCAGCAGCCGGGTCGTGCGGATCGGTTTTGCAAAAACAAATCCATATGAAGAGTTGTGGAATTTTGAATTATGA
- the smc gene encoding chromosome segregation protein SMC encodes MYLKCIEVQGFKSFANRIKFEFHNGITGIVGPNGSGKSNVADAVRWVLGEQRAKQLRGGSMQDVIFSGTENRKPLSYASVAITLDNSDHQLPVDYSEVTVTRKLYRSGESEYLINGTGCRLKDINEMFYDTGIGKEGYSIIGQGQIDKILSGKPEERRELFDEAAGIVKFKRRKTLSLKKLEEEQNNLTRVSDILSELEKQIGPLEKQSAVAKEYLKKKEELKVYDIHMFLLETERLKDQLQGLEEKVRITSDEMEAAKSRYEETKEQYQAVEIQVEEIDAAIEKSKNQLNETTLLKQQLEGQINVLKEQINTARINEEHYANRRRTIQQEWDAKKEQKAGFVKDSEAIHGQLERISNQDTDAKEQLIQVQSQIAEETMEIEQSKEEIMRLLNNRASTQAKIQHFDTTQQQITTRRAQIHREILEVSSEAEQYGRELEQQRRGFEEITAEIQAFQDLISVNEQNIAEFQRQLDEKQEKLRIGQTAYHRESSRLESLKNITERYDGYGNSIRRVMSCKNREKGLIGVVADIIKVEKEYEIAVETALGGSIQNIVTDDEETAKRMIAYLKQNKYGRATFLPLTSMQGGAELWQMDALKETGVIGLAHTLVHVEERFLGLAKQLLGRTIVVENIDCGIRIARKYKQSLRLVTLEGELINPGGSMTGGAFKNSSNLLSRRREIEEFEKTVKLLKRDMEEMEHSISAIKAQRAECYAGIDEIQQKITEASVRQNTARMNVEQVQRQQTESRQRCESYAKEQEELEITLREIRENGESIQVELEASKELEAALNQKIEELQKQLEIHREAEAAQLKQSEEVHLSLAGLQQQDLFIKENIARIDQEMLRLKKEAGELDQNKGNTAEEISQREEKIQDLKKTIEESTEIFSEIETEITGQTENREALNQKHKAFLEQREALSGHMAELDKELFRLESQKEDCEEASEKQMNYMWEEYEITYNGALKLRDETLTDRAFMKKQILFLKGEIRKLGNVNVNAIEDYKQVAERYEFLKEQHEDLVEAKETLIQIVAELDAAMRAQFEEQFARISKEFDAVFKQLFGGGKGTLELMEDEDILEAGIRIIAQPPGKKLQNMMQLSGGEKALTAISLLFAIQNLKPSPFCLLDEIEAALDDSNVDRFAQYLHKLTKHTQFIVITHRRGTMTAADRLYGITMQEKGISTLVSVDLLEEDLT; translated from the coding sequence ATGTATTTAAAATGTATTGAGGTACAGGGATTTAAATCTTTCGCCAATCGGATTAAATTTGAGTTTCACAATGGAATTACGGGAATCGTGGGCCCAAACGGAAGTGGAAAGAGCAATGTGGCAGATGCAGTCCGCTGGGTGCTGGGAGAGCAGAGAGCAAAGCAGCTTCGAGGCGGTTCCATGCAGGATGTCATTTTTTCCGGAACGGAAAACAGAAAGCCGTTGAGTTATGCTTCGGTAGCCATCACACTGGACAACTCGGATCATCAGCTCCCTGTGGATTATTCGGAAGTGACAGTGACAAGAAAGCTATACCGCTCTGGTGAGAGTGAGTATCTGATCAACGGAACCGGATGCAGACTCAAAGATATCAATGAGATGTTTTATGATACCGGAATCGGAAAAGAAGGATATTCGATCATCGGGCAGGGACAGATCGATAAGATTCTGAGCGGAAAACCGGAAGAGAGAAGAGAATTGTTTGATGAGGCAGCCGGAATTGTAAAATTCAAGCGCCGCAAAACGCTTTCCCTGAAAAAGCTGGAAGAAGAACAGAACAATCTGACCCGGGTCAGTGATATTCTCTCAGAGCTTGAGAAACAGATCGGACCGTTGGAAAAGCAGTCTGCAGTGGCAAAAGAATACCTGAAGAAGAAGGAAGAGCTGAAGGTTTATGATATTCATATGTTTCTTTTGGAGACAGAGCGTTTAAAGGATCAGCTTCAGGGTCTGGAAGAAAAAGTCCGGATTACTTCTGATGAGATGGAAGCGGCAAAGAGTCGCTATGAAGAAACAAAAGAACAATATCAGGCTGTGGAGATACAGGTGGAAGAGATTGATGCAGCGATCGAAAAATCGAAGAACCAGCTGAATGAGACAACGCTTTTGAAGCAGCAGCTGGAAGGACAGATCAATGTTTTAAAAGAGCAGATCAATACAGCCAGGATCAATGAAGAACATTATGCGAATCGCCGCCGTACGATCCAGCAGGAGTGGGATGCCAAGAAGGAGCAGAAAGCCGGATTTGTAAAGGACAGCGAAGCGATCCACGGACAGCTGGAGCGGATATCCAATCAGGATACGGATGCAAAAGAGCAGCTGATCCAGGTGCAGTCACAGATTGCAGAAGAGACGATGGAGATCGAGCAGAGTAAAGAAGAGATTATGCGGCTTTTGAATAACCGGGCATCGACGCAGGCGAAGATCCAGCATTTTGATACCACACAGCAGCAGATCACGACCAGAAGGGCTCAGATCCACAGAGAGATTCTGGAAGTGTCCAGTGAGGCAGAGCAGTATGGACGGGAATTAGAGCAGCAAAGACGGGGATTCGAAGAGATCACAGCGGAGATTCAGGCGTTTCAGGATCTGATCTCTGTCAATGAACAGAACATCGCAGAGTTTCAGCGCCAATTGGATGAGAAGCAGGAAAAATTGCGGATCGGTCAGACTGCATATCACAGAGAATCCTCCAGACTGGAGTCGCTGAAAAATATTACAGAACGATATGACGGATACGGAAACAGCATCCGTCGTGTTATGAGCTGCAAGAACCGGGAAAAAGGTCTGATCGGTGTTGTGGCGGACATCATCAAGGTAGAAAAAGAATATGAAATTGCAGTAGAGACAGCGCTTGGAGGCAGTATCCAGAATATTGTGACGGACGATGAAGAGACTGCAAAGCGGATGATCGCATATTTGAAGCAGAATAAGTACGGACGCGCGACATTTCTGCCTCTGACAAGTATGCAGGGCGGCGCAGAGCTGTGGCAGATGGATGCACTAAAAGAAACAGGCGTGATCGGACTTGCCCATACGCTGGTGCATGTGGAAGAGCGTTTTCTCGGACTGGCGAAACAGCTTCTCGGCCGGACTATTGTGGTGGAGAATATTGACTGTGGAATCCGGATCGCAAGAAAATATAAGCAATCCCTCCGACTGGTTACTCTGGAAGGAGAGCTGATCAATCCGGGAGGTTCCATGACCGGAGGTGCGTTTAAGAACTCCAGTAATCTGTTAAGCAGACGCCGCGAGATCGAGGAGTTTGAAAAAACAGTAAAGCTGTTAAAGCGTGACATGGAAGAGATGGAGCACTCGATCAGTGCGATTAAGGCACAGAGAGCAGAATGTTATGCCGGGATTGATGAGATCCAGCAGAAGATCACAGAAGCATCTGTCCGTCAGAATACGGCACGGATGAATGTGGAACAGGTGCAAAGGCAGCAGACGGAATCCAGACAACGTTGTGAAAGCTATGCAAAAGAACAGGAAGAACTGGAAATAACGCTGCGGGAGATCCGTGAAAACGGGGAGTCGATTCAGGTTGAATTGGAAGCGTCAAAAGAACTGGAAGCTGCACTGAATCAGAAAATCGAAGAATTGCAGAAGCAGTTGGAAATTCACCGCGAGGCAGAAGCTGCACAGCTGAAACAGTCTGAAGAGGTACATTTATCGCTGGCAGGTTTGCAGCAACAGGATCTTTTTATCAAGGAGAATATTGCACGTATCGATCAGGAGATGCTTCGTTTAAAGAAAGAAGCCGGAGAGCTGGATCAGAATAAAGGAAATACAGCGGAAGAAATCAGTCAGAGAGAAGAGAAGATTCAGGATCTGAAAAAAACAATCGAAGAATCCACAGAGATATTTTCTGAAATTGAGACAGAAATCACGGGACAGACCGAAAACAGAGAAGCGCTGAATCAGAAGCATAAGGCGTTTCTGGAACAAAGAGAAGCGCTGTCCGGTCATATGGCAGAGCTGGACAAAGAGTTATTCAGACTTGAAAGCCAGAAAGAGGATTGCGAGGAAGCATCCGAAAAACAAATGAACTATATGTGGGAAGAGTATGAGATTACCTACAATGGCGCTTTGAAGCTGCGGGATGAGACACTGACAGACCGTGCATTTATGAAAAAACAGATTCTGTTTTTAAAAGGAGAGATCCGTAAGCTTGGAAACGTCAATGTCAATGCGATTGAGGATTATAAGCAGGTTGCCGAGCGTTATGAATTTTTAAAAGAACAGCATGAGGATCTGGTCGAGGCAAAAGAAACGCTGATTCAGATTGTTGCAGAGCTGGACGCGGCAATGCGTGCTCAGTTTGAGGAACAGTTTGCAAGAATATCAAAAGAGTTTGATGCGGTCTTCAAGCAACTGTTCGGCGGCGGAAAGGGAACGCTGGAACTGATGGAGGACGAGGATATCCTGGAGGCAGGAATTCGGATCATTGCGCAGCCGCCTGGAAAAAAACTGCAGAATATGATGCAGCTTTCCGGTGGAGAAAAAGCATTGACAGCCATTTCGCTGTTATTTGCGATCCAGAATCTGAAACCGTCTCCGTTCTGTCTTCTGGATGAGATCGAGGCGGCACTGGATGACAGTAATGTAGACCGGTTTGCGCAGTATCTGCACAAGCTGACAAAACATACTCAATTTATCGTCATCACTCACAGAAGAGGAACGATGACGGCAGCAGACAGGCTCTATGGAATCACCATGCAGGAAAAAGGAATTTCCACACTGGTATCTGTAGATCTGCTGGAGGAAGATCTGACCTGA